A window of Mesotoga sp. BH458_6_3_2_1 contains these coding sequences:
- a CDS encoding NifB/NifX family molybdenum-iron cluster-binding protein codes for MKIAIPTIDNNGLKSRISEHFGHSPFFAFVTVENNEIVSHEIEANPFEQHEPGEIPGYVKSKGADVIITRGMGGRAIQFFETLGVHAITGASGTIEELVKTYIEGELSSVEYEPEDRGKFHDH; via the coding sequence GTGAAAATCGCTATTCCAACAATTGATAATAACGGTCTAAAATCGAGGATTTCGGAGCATTTCGGTCATTCTCCGTTCTTTGCATTCGTAACTGTTGAGAACAACGAGATTGTCTCTCACGAAATCGAAGCAAATCCTTTTGAACAGCACGAGCCGGGCGAAATTCCGGGCTACGTGAAGAGTAAAGGCGCCGATGTGATAATAACAAGAGGCATGGGCGGTCGGGCAATACAGTTCTTCGAGACGCTGGGCGTTCACGCAATTACAGGAGCCAGCGGAACAATCGAAGAGCTAGTAAAAACCTACATTGAAGGCGAACTTTCAAGTGTTGAATACGAGCCCGAAGACCGCGGAAAGTTCCATGATCATTAA
- a CDS encoding PadR family transcriptional regulator, translating to MRNMRGRRMGMGRSWIELYLLLLIAEKPAHGYELSSRINDFEIPIFGVGQMGSLYRVLGSLEEMELITSEWDTEDTGPAKKNYKITKAGLEYLKTSEIKIKRFRENIDKFLERLNDLNRI from the coding sequence ATGAGAAATATGAGGGGAAGACGGATGGGAATGGGCAGGTCATGGATCGAGCTGTATCTGCTTCTTCTTATCGCTGAAAAACCCGCCCACGGTTATGAGCTTTCTTCCAGGATAAACGACTTCGAGATCCCAATCTTCGGTGTCGGTCAGATGGGAAGCCTTTACCGCGTGCTGGGCAGTCTGGAAGAGATGGAGCTTATAACCTCTGAATGGGACACAGAGGACACGGGCCCGGCAAAGAAGAACTACAAGATCACAAAGGCCGGCCTCGAATACCTGAAAACATCGGAGATCAAAATAAAGAGATTCAGGGAGAACATCGACAAGTTTCTTGAAAGGCTGAACGACCTGAACAGAATATAA
- a CDS encoding 1-aminocyclopropane-1-carboxylate deaminase/D-cysteine desulfhydrase, translated as MKLKFINCVTPVSRLEWIEENLGLPFELFCKHDELTGFITSGNKIRKLEYLMKDALEKKVDTVFTCGGIQSNHCRATAMAARSLGMQPVLFLRGRPMEIPQGNVLLDTLVGSDIHYVTKEEYSRIDEIFATKKEEYEKKGGRVYLIPEGGSNALGARGYVDAVKELSGQINLDHVEAIFTAVGSAGTYAGILAGLRTLGYNTEVIGINVTKDPSSLFVEKTKRLIGEMKEYEIDVSIDDKDVEIIDDFSGPAYAVPSEEDTELIKNLARERAFFLDPVYTAKAFRGMLQISKERFAGKRVVFTHTGGLFKLFDNPAAYIK; from the coding sequence TTGAAACTGAAGTTCATTAACTGCGTGACACCTGTAAGCAGGCTTGAATGGATCGAGGAGAACCTCGGCCTTCCGTTCGAACTCTTCTGCAAGCATGATGAGTTGACCGGCTTCATCACGAGTGGAAACAAGATCAGGAAGCTCGAGTATCTCATGAAAGATGCTCTAGAAAAGAAAGTAGACACGGTATTCACCTGCGGGGGTATTCAGTCGAATCACTGCAGGGCGACGGCGATGGCTGCGAGGTCGCTTGGAATGCAGCCAGTTCTCTTCCTCAGGGGAAGGCCGATGGAGATTCCTCAGGGGAACGTCCTTCTAGATACCTTGGTGGGAAGCGACATCCATTATGTGACCAAGGAGGAGTATTCGAGAATAGATGAGATCTTCGCAACGAAGAAGGAAGAATACGAGAAAAAGGGTGGTAGAGTCTACCTGATCCCCGAGGGCGGCTCAAACGCTCTTGGTGCAAGGGGATATGTGGACGCCGTCAAAGAGCTCTCGGGCCAGATAAATCTCGATCATGTTGAAGCCATATTCACAGCGGTCGGCAGCGCCGGAACCTATGCGGGAATTCTGGCAGGACTCAGGACGCTGGGTTACAACACCGAAGTCATAGGCATTAACGTCACGAAGGATCCTTCCTCACTCTTCGTGGAAAAGACAAAGAGACTGATCGGAGAGATGAAGGAGTACGAAATAGACGTATCGATAGACGATAAAGATGTCGAAATAATCGACGACTTCTCGGGACCCGCTTATGCCGTGCCTTCAGAAGAGGATACAGAGCTTATCAAGAACCTTGCGAGGGAGCGAGCTTTCTTCCTTGACCCTGTGTATACGGCAAAGGCCTTCAGAGGAATGCTTCAGATCTCAAAGGAGAGATTCGCCGGAAAGAGAGTCGTTTTCACACACACTGGCGGGCTGTTCAAGCTGTTCGACAATCCGGCTGCTTACATAAAGTAA